CAAGCGTTCAGCAAGAAGAAATCTCCCAAGTCGGCGTCTTCTCACTCCGACATCGAGGAGATGACGGACTCGTCGCTGCCGTCCTCTCCGAAACTACCGCACAATGGCACAGCCTCTAGCCACATGCTCAGGAGCACTCACTCCAACTCGCTGTATGTTCACGTCATACGTTTGGTCGTTTCAGTGCCATTAGGTTGTAGTTTATCCTTCATAAACGTGcaaataaaagctgcaaaacTGCATTTGGTCCTGGATTTCAGCTTAACCAGATACTGTTTGTATTGATTTATCACATTACAGTCAGAGAcgtgtttgttgtttgtatgtACGTGTATACAGAAGTTGTGCATTTatcctccttgtgtgtgtgtgctcatgtgcaCAGACTGTCTGAGTGTTTGGACAGCGAGGCAGAGACGGTGATGCAGCTGCGGAGTGAGCTCAGGGAGAAGGAGATGAAATTGACTGATATCCGCTTGGAGGCCCTGAGCTCCGCGCATCAGCTGGACCAGCTCCGGGAGGCCATGAACCGCATGCAGGTCTGCAGAGACccacaatacacacaaacatgtatatATCAAAGGCAGGTTGTGGCTTTGACAGTATAGGTGAGATCACATCTAAACATAATCAAACTGATGTTCAAGGCAATAACCAGCATTAATatcaaaaacaaactcaaaccTCAAACATCAAAGATCATCACTTCTCCATGTTGTGAAACTCATGTGAGGACAAAAAGTCAAATGTGACAGTTAATTCATGTAATTCATAcaacaatgtacagtatataagtaTACAATATATATCAACTataaaaatctgttgtttttattaagtgACGCTTACGTTATTGTAAGTACTAGTATTGTTGTTAGTAGTAGTTGTACTTCTTCAAAGTACTGCACTGATTGGCAGTGTCTGCATGTTtgcaaaatacaaacattaGTTGGCCTGAAGGGGGAGCTGTAGAGAGTGATGCAATAGATCAAAATCTTCTAATGATCTCTTCATAAACATTGTTTACGCAGGTTATTCAGCTAAATCCTTTGTTAGCTaacttcctctgtgtgtgtgtgtgtgtgtgtgtgtgtgtgcgtgcgtgtgtgtgtgtgcgtgtgcgtgtgcgtgcgtgtgcatgttCTGCAGCTGGAGATCGAGAAACTGAAGGCGGAGAATGACCGTCTGAAGTTGGAGAATCAGGACAGCAGGACGGGCTCCCAGGCCTCCATCTCATCCCCccccccgacacacacacacagccaggcGCCCGGGCCTGGACTGTCCCAGCACAGCCTCAACCTGAGCACCAGTGAATCCACCAGCCTGGGTGAGACAGAGCTGGAAGCGTGAGGCCGACACTTCCTGTTAGATGAATAGATACTGAATGggcttttaattttgattttaaattacAATGTTTGTAgctagtttattttttaatggaaGCATGTGTTGACAGTGTGAGCAGAGAGTCATTTCCTGAAATAAACTCATGATATTTGCATGTGATTAGACTAAGTAGCCTCTTCACTCTCATTTTCTTAGACAGTCCAGTTTTTCtaatgaaatactgtaaatgaaacaACTGGGTTGTCTGAATGTGCCTCATTCAAATCTAATCTATAGCGTTGGTTACTGGGGATGGGAAATATAACAAGGGTGTCTGACGCGCTCTGCGCTCCCATCAGACATGTTGCTGGACGACACTGGTGGAGAGGGGGGGATGAGGAAGGAGGGAAGACACGTCAAGATCGTAGTCAGCCTGGATGAGGGTAGCAAGTGGGGAGAGGTGAGGCCACTTTGAAAAATACAACttggactgttttttttgttgttgttggtttttaCCGTGACTAAAGGCGCATCGTGTTTTTTCCACCGCAGGAGGGCCGGCCTCGTCACTTTCTGATTGGTTGCATTGGTGTAAGTGGGAAAACCAAGTGGGACGTTCTAGATGGAGTGGTCCGACGCCTTTTCAAGGTGAACTGAAACAGGAATAACTGCAGTAGAGAAACAGTAAACAAGACGATGTCAGAGACACTGGCATCGCTGCTGGTTTAGGGCAGTTTATGGCTCAAGTCTTTGTGATGCATTGAAAGTATTAAGGATCTTTAATAGCTGCTGTCCTCTTAAATGCTGAGACTTTGTGTCTGACAGGAGTACATTACCCATGTGGACCCCGCGAGCCAGCTGGGACTGAGCTCAGACAGTGTGGAGGGATACAACATCGGAGAAATCCACCGGCCCAGCAGCCCCAGCGCCGCCCACACACCCGAGTTGCTGCCCTGTGGCTACTTAGTGGGCGACAGCAACACCATTAGCATCCAGCTCAAAGGTACCTATGccctgtaaaaataataatggtgTTCTGCTGCTTCCAGCCTAAGACCATATTAAGTCTTTAACAGTGTGTTTccaacagagagagaagcagcaggaaAAGTCGTGATTAACAGAAAAATCCAGGATCAAACTAAGTTGCTCCACCAGTTTTGACAGTGCTGCACAAACCTGCTGCTTCCACTGACATGAACATCCTGAcgcgtgtttgtgtgtatccaGGTGTGAGCAGCGAGAACGTCGACTCGCTGGTGTTTGACACTCTGATCCCGAAGCCGATGCTTCAGCGCTACGTCTCCCTGCTGAAGGAGCACAGACGCGTCATCCTGTCGGGCCCCAGCGGCACAGGAAAGACCTACCTGGCCAATCAGCTGTCTCGACACCTGCTGCGGCTGGAGGGCCGACCTTTGACCCCACATGCCATTGCCACTTTCAATGTGGACCACAAATCCAGCAAGGTAAAGACACAAATTCTGTAGCACACAAAGAGCTAAATGTTAGTAAACACACCAGCAGCTACATTTTGGAGATAAGAAATTAATTTGACCAGCAATACAGACTGATGTTTTCCTGTTCCCCATGAATAAAATGGGTTCTTGTCTGAGCCATAAGAACCAAAAgcaaaattagcaaaaattaCACGTTACCaaaaaccctcaaactcccTATTTATTCAATTAAAGGCTGTAAAATTTACAGAACATGTGTTACGTTTTGATTAAAGTGAGAGAAAACTGTTGTCAGTTAAAAGGAATGCTCAGGACACTtatcaaatatatttaatacaaatcaatgaacaaatacaaaaatggcTTATGACCAATTGAAGATTGGCCTTCGTACTGTAGAGTAAAATTAGCTTAACAAATGATCACAACTAAAATCACAATAGCAAACAGCTCTATACTGACCTTAAGTCCTATGAATTTACTGAACCCTGCTGCTCCAAGAACATAACAGTAAATACTAAACTTTACATGGTTTCAAACCTGCCTCTGTCTGTGCAGGAGCTGCGTCAGTACCTGTCAGGTTTGGCTGAGCAGTGTAACGGGGTCCCAGGGGTGGACAGTCCTTTGGTGGTCATCCTGGACAACCTGCACCACGTCAGCTCGCTGGGGGAGATTTTCAACGGCCTCTTTAGCTGCAACTATCAGCGCTGGTCCGATCAcacgcagaaacacacactctctcattCATCTGCACAGTCAATGCTATAAATTCCTGTCTGAATGAATTTGGATAACGTTCACCTGTGGCTTTAAACCCTCTCGATTGTTCTGCTTTGACACAAGCTCCTAAGTTTGGTACCAGGCAGGATACTGAcaagtgttttctctctgttcagtCCCTACATTATCGGCACCATGAGCCAAGCCACTTCATCTGCCCCCAATCTGCAGCTTCACCACAACTTCAGgtaaactgctgctgttgtctccAGATGTGGACAGATTTGCATTGTCTTGTGTGATATGTTTGCGTGCTGACACACCTGTCTTTCCTCTACAGGTGGGTGCTGTGTGCCAACCACATGGAGCCGGTGAAAGGCTTCCTTGGTCGCTACTTGAGGAGGAAGCTGATCGAGACGGAGATTGGCAGCCGAACGCGCAACGTGGAGCTGGTGAAGATCGTTGACTGGATCCCGCGGGTCTGGCACCACCTCAACCGCTTCCTGGAGACACACAGCTCCTCTGATGTCACCATTGGTAATGGGATATTGATTGATCGAAGAAAGACCAATTAATGGAATAATTTACCACTATATAGATGATCATTTATTACGGGTAGATCCcctttgttattgtttattaatGTCATATGACTGGAGACCAACAGTGAAAAGGATCATCTTATTTCCAAAAACTCccaaatcctacaacacccagaaTGCATTGCGCCCGATGCATCCTAATCACATTCattgtatttacagttttattcatatttcacTTGACAACAGACAAGCTGTAATCGATAAACACTGGAGTTTCTTCTGTGATACCATTATTGATCATTGACAAACAGTGTGGTCATAGAGTGTCCAGGCTGTAGTTCCACTTGTCCAAATTGTCCACCGAGTGACGAAAATGATGTTACCCAGCAGATGTTTGAAGAAGAGGTTATAAAGAGCTCTTCACATACAGGACACAGTATCAGTGTTATTCATTGATATAAACAAACCGAGTCTTACAGCCAGAGTCTTACCTCTGTCCTCTGCGGTGTGCAGGACCTCGTCTCTTCCTGTCGTGTCCCATGGACGTGGAGGGATCTAGGGTTTGGTTCACTGACCTCTGGAACTACTCCATCATCCCCTATATGCTGGAGGCTGTGCGGGAGGGCCTGCAGgtaagaaaaacactgtttgtcTGTCCAGTGTGTGTTGGATAGGTTGAGCCCTGGCTGAAGAACAACTGATCTCATGTTCGTTAACGTTCTAAATTTGGAAAACTAATTAATAATGAGCCAGTTTTAACATCCTGAGGGAACGTTTGAAGGATCCATTTAAATTAAGTTTGAGAACGATAGAGTTGTTCAGATCTGCCCTCTCAAAGGACCAGGGTTATGTTCATTAAAGTGTAATGGATTCAATTATTGCTCCTAATCTGCATGTAATTAGCATCTAATTTGATTAGGCAGCTGCTAATTGCCTGAATGCAACCATGCAACCTGGGAATGTGTGAGGAGGGAAGCTTGTAAAGCAGACTTATGTAGAGGAGTCTGCTCTTGTTAACTAAGACTGAAGCTAATGTCCGTCTGAAAAAATGAACTAGCAtctattattttaaacattaaactgaaaactGTCTTTAGTTACTCATGTGTTTCTAAAACCAATAAAACTAATTTCCAAAGAAATTAAGCCAAGCATGTTTCGTAGCTGTATGGCCGCAGGGCTGCATGGGAGGACCCTGCTGCGTGGGTGATTGACACCTACCCTTGGTCGGCCACACCCACTCCAGCTGATTGGCCCCCGCTGCTACAGCTCCGCCCAGAGGATGTTGGGTTTGATGGCTACTCTGCCCCGAGAGAAGGAGTCAGGAAAGAGCCGGCACAGAGCGACAGCGACGCGGACCCACTGgtgagaaaaaacacacaggaggaaGCACATCtgttacaaaacaacaaagtagGGTAGTCATGCACAGATATGTTTGTCCTGCTTGGAATCCAAACAGGGGGCCTCTGAGGGAACAGGGGCCTCTGATCTCTGAGTCTTAAAGCTCGGTCAAACTGATTCTTGTTTCTGCTCAGATGAACATGCTGATGCGTCTGAAAGAGGCAGCGACGTCATCGAGCCCGCAGAGCTACGACAGCGACTCCAACAGCAACAGCCACCAGGACGACATCCTGGACTCGTCGCTGGAGTCCACCTTGTGATGCCCCCGTGATGCAACACTGGGATCACTTTTCAGGAGGAAGAACTGTTCTTACTGTGAGAACACTTTCATGCCACAAAATCCACCTTCATTTGGGTGCAGGTAACCCAgatatttaagaaaaataaagttaatattGCATTTCTGAAAACGGGCAAGAAGAGCTTCTACTGCATCGCGCTGttttgtctggttttgttcttttctttctcacctcTGTGGCCCATGGCTCCTCCGTTAGGAGCCTGACATCTACTTCAGACAGAATAAAAGCACACAGCCTGACACTGCTGCTGACGTGTCATCATCACCTTCGTCACTAGCCATCAGCAGACACCAGCCAGGAGTCCTCCAGCCTCCAACGAGGTGCAGCATCAGCTCCAGCCCATCAGCCTAAATCAAGTCCTGCAGGACTGCTGGTCCTGAGCTGCAGTGTGCCTCAGCTGCCTGCAGGTGGCAGTACGCATCCTCTTCTCTGGAGCACCAGTGAGCCTGAGCTTTTAGCTGCTGGGAACACAGATGAGACTGCTGCTTGttggaaggaaggaaacaagaaaggaaggaaggctggctggctggctggctggctggatggatggaggcGTGAACAGCCAGCcaatttctgcttttcctctacAGCTCAAGTTTCCTGTCTGGTTTGAGGAGGACGAATCCAACCAAAGTGAATGTTAATCCTACAATATGCCTCCTCACAGATCTTTAATTTCACATACAGTGACGTTGGCAAACACTAGAGAACGATGTCCGAATCTGTGGAAAAAATCTGGTACAACCAGGGTCAGTTTATCCAGCAGCTCTTATCCTGGTCCTTCTGTTTCATCTGGAGTTGGTGCATCATTTGATCAAAGTCTTCAGTCGTTACTTTCTGCCTCCGAGTTGAGAAAGTCGTTCCTTTAAGAACAGTGGAATAAAATACTAAGTGCACAAGTTTTATTGGCCAAAACCACAACTATAAACAGGCCTGCTGAAAATAGAAGCTCCTTTCTGATCCAGTACATCTGAAGCTAATTTTACAAAGCAATGCAAGGACAAAATCTGACTTATCAAATCACCGGTTCCTGTCCTAGATCTCACAACAACCCAAAGGCTTTCAGGGGGAAAGGATGCAACCTGGGAAATTAACATTCACCATGGCTGTATTTATATGTTTGACATAAAGTCCTTTTCTATCTGTGTTGTagcttttcatgttttttcacacaGCAACGCCTTTACCATGTCTAGTTCTTGCTTTAATAATCCTTTGCGATCTCCATGCACACTGGCCCGAACAGGCTGTTGTAGCACAAATCTCTTGAGGTGCTGGACTGAATTCAAACAAACAATGCCTTACTCTTTTCTAACAGACTATGTGCATCAGCTGATTCTTAATTTGTCTAAACGGCTGTAACCTTAACAGGGCTCTGAGTCGACACTCTCCTCCGAGCGCCTCGGGTTGTCGAGGAGCGGCGTCGACCTCTCGTCATATCAAAACACCGATGCTGTGGGATTGAAGGGACGTGAATGAGAAACAGTCCTTCTTGTTTCGGATGAAGTTGTATGCATGTATGACCCAGTGCTCAGGAGCTGGTGTAAATATTTGGACCGCTAGCGAGAAAGGAAACTACATAGATGTGTTTTTGGTGCTCAAATTCAGAACCTTTTGCAAGTGGACTGGGGGAAGTTTGAAGAAGTGTTGATTTTATACCTCATCCCCATCCTTTAACTGTGCTTTCACCATGCTTAGTGTCTGTTTTACGTGatttgtgatgagcagaactGTAATAACAAACATGTTGAACTAATTAAGTGAAACTAGTGTATATGCTGCTTTGTTTATAGTGATATAATTGATTGGAGGCTAAAGATTATAAAGGTACATGCAGTTGAATgataatataaaacaatttgACGTCATTTctgtggcttaaaaaaaaaaaaaagatcgaATCCTGTAGACTTTCCTGTGTTGAACTTCCCGGCCTGCAGGCGTGCGGATAAGGCCGCGGTCTTGTAGTTCAGCATCACTTCCATcgctttcagtgtttttgtcactgCTCCTATGCAACATTCATTCTTCATTCTCCAAATGGAAGCCAAAAGCTGAAGGCGTGCAGCCTGCACACCAGATTTTTCAGATTAGTGGCCAATATTCTTTGCccatatgtgtgtctgtgtatttcacAGAGGCTCTCCCGCTACAGATGTAAGCACAAAGAGAGTGAGCCTCCTGTGAGGCCTGCTCTGAGTGGTGTGGGTGTTGTTGAAGCATTTGACCAGTCTGTTtattacacacaaacacgatGAATGTTTAGCCTTCTTTgctatgtacatttttacatgtaaaataaCTGTGTAAATAGTTGATTATCTCGCAGCATTTTGATGACTTTTTCTAGATGATTTGTTACAGTACTTGAAAAGGAGTATTTTGTGTACAGTCTCTTTACATCAGAGCAGATTGATGCCGTTTGTCATCACTGGTCTGTCCAGGGCTCGGAAATTAAATCAGATATCACTGTACTAGTCTTAAGTTATTGTGATTCAATAAAATTAATGATTATTTATGATTGAATTTTgtccccaaaaaaaaaaactttttttttttttaaacaaaacacacttgacttacatttgtttacagttttaatTGGTATTTGTACAAAAggtgtgaaataaacatatgTACAGCACATAATACAACATACTTATTAAACGAATTCATATAAATTATTAACGAAATagctacatttttttaataaacaactCTATTCAAGGTCAAGGCAAAAGTAACTCAATATTCTTGGCATAAAAATTCCATACAAAATTGTACAAAATACTGTACAATCGAACAAGGCTGTGCAAAACAGCAAATTGTGTCTCAGAGGCAGATCCTGTACAGTCCGCATGCACCGAAGAAGCAACAAACTTGAGTGGAACTTATTTTTTCAACAACGACATTTATGGAGTTTGTTTCTTACGCGTGATCACAGTCTCATAAAAACAACACGgttatatttctgtatttgctttgttagggaaaaaaataaattaagatactgttatttcttcttcatctgatTCTGAGAAGTCCGAGTGCTTACTggacagggagggagaggagattCTGGACCCTGCCACCGTTATTCTCTCTGCAACTCCaaactcttcctcctcctcctcctcttcatcctcggCTGATGATTTCTTGCCCACGTCGCTCAGGTCTGGGTGTGGGTTGGCTTTAGTGGGCAGGGTTTGCTCACGGCACCCCCCTGAAGACAGAAGCTCTCGTTCCTTGGAGTTCCTCCACTTCATCCGCCGGTTCTGGAACCAGATTTTCACCTACAGACAGGGAAGAAACAATGAGTGAGAAACTTTGGCGTCCGGTGCCGAGAGCTGCACAACTGTGCGTAATTACGCGCAAATTACGCACGACATTTCCTCGTGAAGTTTTACCTGGGAGTCTTTTAGGCCCAGTTTAGAGGCCAGTTTCTTCCTGTCGGGCTTGCTGATGTACTTCTGTTTCTGGAACATTTTCTCCAAGGCCTTCCGCTGTATGTCGGAGAACACCGCCCTCCTCAGCATCCCTCTCCTTGGTTTTCCTCTGGCGGCCAGAGGCCACGAAAAAGTCCCGGGGATGGGAACAACAGATGAAGACGCTGCAAGACGAACGGGAGAGAAATTGAAGACAAAACATGGATGAAATGATCCTTAACAAGACTCTGTAGCCACAAACGACCAATTAGAAGAAGGGAAGAGACGTCACTGCGTATACGTCTGAACCGCTCAGACATGAGAGATGGTCTATATGAAAATAAGGCCTCTTTCAGTCTGTACCTTTCAAACGGGTGTAATTGGAAGTTTTCCCTTTTTGGGACTGTGCAGTACGTCTCTGTTTTGAGTGAGATGGCACGAGGTGACTAATTAGCACATTGGCCGGTCCCCAAACGCATTGGTATGGTAAAGAGGTAGCATATCCTTTAAGAAGCCCTGTGAGGGCGGATAGAGGAGTTAATAAACCGTGAACGGTAATTGTGTAGTAATGAACTAACGCAGAAAAGACTCTGGACAGGCGGCGAAGGCCATATATTATCGCAACAAAAGGAGATTTACACTTTCAAACTAAACACAACTGCATACCAGAATACTGATGCCCAGAGAGCTGGAGGGGTGGGGgcggatttttttttttttttcttcttgccctcaaatcattttcattaaatgaaCACGAAAAGCTATTCAAGACGCGGGAGTTGTTTTGTTGAGGCATTCAGCTGAGCCCATGAAAAGACTCCATCTCCATTATGATTTGTCGGAATGAAAGCACGGACTAGCGACTTTATAGACTTTTCCAGGAGATTATTCTTTATCGCAAATCGTTGATTGGCCCAGTTGGGAATAGAGGAACGTTTAGGGCACAGAGAGAATGAGGACCAGAGGTCAGCGGCGTCCTATTGGCCGCGGAGcatgcagggaaaaaaaaaaaaaaagataggcCATTTTAGATGCAGGTggacttaaaaaaaacactcgCGTTACTTTAAAACCGCGCAAGACACTTTTCCTGACTGGACTTCCTCCTGACTGGAGCTGCCCTGCAGCCGCAGCTGAGTCAGGAACAACGACGCGCTATGTGGTCTTGTGAGAATATTGAAAACTCTCAATAGCGCCTAATAGGGAAATTAGTGCATGACTGGTTCACGCCTTTGGCCCGCCTGGTAAAAGTCACTCTCAGGGGTGTGTGGGTGGTTCGCCCGGTGGGAGCTGGCCAAATTGGTCACGGTGCTGAAGGCTTTGTTGCCCGCCACAGCGGCCCGGTGGCCCCCCGGACGCTGTGGGAAAACGCGGGGCCGGGAAATGCCAAAACGCCCCCCAATGGGAAGCAGAGGGGACTATAACTCGCCACCCCGCCTCAAATTTAGAGCGTGACGATTTGGGATAATTGGTTAATTAGGGGGTGGGTGGGAGGGTCCGGGCAGGGGCCAGAGCCAGCGCTCCCCATTAATAAGACAgtgatttcttcttttctggcTGTTTGTCCCCTTTCTGCTCCTATTGCGGTTAAAATATATGACAGGGGGTGaaagtgttttacatttaaatgcaatTAGTTGAGACAGAATGCTGAAGGCTAAAGAGGTGAATCTATACAGGAGAAGTGCGTAAAAGTTGCGCCTACCTGGCAAATAAGGCGTCCTGAATATGGGGTGAAAGGTTCCGTCAAAGCAGGGGACGGGGAACGTCTTGGAGTGCAGGCTGTGGACTGCGGGGGTTGCGGACGCTGTGGAGAAGCACCGCA
The Mastacembelus armatus chromosome 3, fMasArm1.2, whole genome shotgun sequence DNA segment above includes these coding regions:
- the dbx1a gene encoding homeobox protein DBX1-A, whose product is MMIPSVIAPPALYPGLYRPAAALPLHQTLPSAFQTHSSFLVEDLLRISRPAAFINRTVPSASASLPTATTTVSFTSAHAERAVGTTAVTRESCSPKTSVQNSKDPTFLKFGVSAILAPSPKTASATPAVHSLHSKTFPVPCFDGTFHPIFRTPYLPASSSVVPIPGTFSWPLAARGKPRRGMLRRAVFSDIQRKALEKMFQKQKYISKPDRKKLASKLGLKDSQVKIWFQNRRMKWRNSKERELLSSGGCREQTLPTKANPHPDLSDVGKKSSAEDEEEEEEEEFGVAERITVAGSRISSPSLSSKHSDFSESDEEEITVS